A window from Ruminiclostridium josui JCM 17888 encodes these proteins:
- a CDS encoding hydroxymethylglutaryl-CoA synthase family protein — protein MVPVGIEAMNFYGGTAYLDVNQLAEHRQLDTTRFKNLLMLEKTVALPYEDPVTYGVNAAKKLVDALTEKERDRIELLITCTESGIDFGKSVSSYIHHYLGLNRNCRMFEIKQACYSGTAGFSMAVNFILSQASPGAKALVIATDISRFLVVEAGDVLSEDWSFAEPSGGAGAVALLVSEKPYIFQVDEGANGYYGYEVMDTCRPLPDSEAGDVDLSLSSYLDCCENAFLEYKKRVSNVDYKDTFQYLAFHTPFGGMVKGAHRTMMRKMTKARPNEIEEDFNQRVMPGIRYCQRVGNIMGATVFLSLAGVIEHGQFDTPKRIGCFSYGSGCCSEFYSGVTTAQGQNMLKTMDIERRLNERYQLSMREYEDLLRGSGAVKFGTRNVKLDYGLIPGAFEACRGKELLVLDEIREFHRKYKWLT, from the coding sequence ATGGTTCCTGTAGGTATAGAGGCAATGAACTTTTATGGAGGTACGGCGTATCTGGATGTTAACCAGCTGGCTGAGCATCGGCAGCTGGACACTACTAGGTTCAAAAATCTTCTTATGCTGGAAAAGACAGTGGCGCTTCCCTATGAGGACCCTGTCACATATGGTGTAAATGCTGCAAAAAAACTGGTGGATGCTCTCACTGAAAAAGAAAGAGACAGGATAGAATTATTAATCACTTGCACCGAGTCGGGAATAGATTTTGGAAAGTCGGTGAGTTCCTACATTCATCATTATTTGGGTCTTAACAGAAACTGCCGTATGTTTGAAATTAAGCAGGCTTGCTATTCTGGGACTGCTGGATTTTCGATGGCTGTAAACTTTATTTTGTCGCAGGCTTCTCCTGGAGCAAAGGCCCTGGTAATTGCAACTGATATATCACGTTTTTTGGTGGTTGAGGCGGGAGATGTATTGAGCGAAGATTGGTCCTTTGCAGAGCCCAGCGGTGGAGCAGGAGCTGTAGCTCTTCTGGTAAGTGAAAAGCCATATATTTTTCAGGTTGATGAAGGCGCAAATGGATATTATGGATATGAAGTCATGGATACCTGCCGTCCTCTTCCAGACAGTGAGGCTGGAGACGTAGACTTGTCACTGTCGTCATACCTAGATTGCTGCGAAAATGCTTTTTTGGAATACAAAAAGCGGGTCAGCAATGTGGATTACAAAGATACTTTCCAGTATCTGGCATTCCATACTCCCTTTGGAGGTATGGTAAAGGGAGCTCATAGGACTATGATGAGAAAAATGACAAAGGCAAGACCTAATGAGATTGAAGAGGATTTCAACCAACGTGTAATGCCGGGTATCCGCTACTGTCAACGGGTCGGAAATATTATGGGTGCTACCGTGTTTTTATCACTTGCTGGTGTAATAGAACATGGGCAGTTTGACACACCCAAACGTATAGGGTGTTTTTCATACGGCTCAGGCTGCTGCTCCGAGTTTTACAGCGGAGTTACTACCGCCCAGGGACAGAATATGCTAAAAACTATGGATATTGAACGCAGACTGAATGAGCGCTATCAACTATCTATGCGGGAATATGAAGATTTGTTAAGAGGTAGTGGGGCGGTGAAATTCGGAACACGGAACGTTAAACTTGATTACGGATTGATACCGGGAGCGTTTGAAGCATGTCGCGGGAAAGAACTTTTGGTTTTGGATGAAATCAGAGAGTTTCACCGTAAATACAAGTGGCTGACATGA